The following are encoded in a window of Paraburkholderia caffeinilytica genomic DNA:
- the fghA gene encoding S-formylglutathione hydrolase gives MLELVSSHACHGGEQRFYKHDSKAVCLPMRFSVYLPPQALRSSAKLPALFYLAGLTCTEETFPTKAGAQRFASEHGIILVAPDTSPRGAGVAGESEAWDFGLGAGFYVDATREPWAKHYRMYSYVRDELRETVLAHFPVDGSRLGIFGHSMGGHGALVLALRNPEIYRSVSAFAPISAPTLCPWGEKAFRGYLGDNVEAWKRYDATELISNASKRFPGGILIDQGLSDQFLAEQLHPDALEAACKDSGQHLTLRRFADYDHGYYFISTFIGDHIAHHARTLCLYETEGGPVPVKVM, from the coding sequence ATGCTTGAACTCGTGTCGTCGCATGCCTGTCATGGGGGCGAGCAGCGCTTCTATAAGCATGACTCGAAGGCCGTCTGCCTGCCAATGCGATTTTCAGTCTATCTGCCACCGCAGGCACTCCGTTCTAGTGCGAAACTGCCCGCGCTGTTCTATCTGGCGGGCCTGACGTGTACGGAAGAAACCTTTCCGACCAAGGCCGGTGCGCAACGATTTGCTTCGGAGCACGGTATTATCCTAGTTGCGCCAGACACGAGTCCACGCGGCGCAGGTGTAGCGGGCGAAAGCGAAGCATGGGATTTCGGGCTCGGTGCGGGGTTTTATGTCGATGCAACCCGGGAGCCATGGGCAAAGCACTACCGGATGTATTCGTACGTCCGCGACGAGCTACGCGAGACGGTGCTCGCCCACTTCCCTGTCGACGGATCAAGGCTTGGCATTTTCGGGCACTCAATGGGAGGACACGGAGCGCTGGTACTGGCTCTACGAAATCCGGAAATCTATCGTTCCGTGTCCGCGTTCGCGCCAATCTCTGCACCGACGCTATGCCCGTGGGGTGAAAAGGCATTCAGGGGCTACCTCGGCGACAATGTCGAAGCGTGGAAGCGATACGACGCAACTGAACTGATTAGCAATGCATCAAAGAGGTTCCCGGGCGGGATTTTGATCGATCAGGGCCTCAGCGATCAGTTCCTCGCTGAGCAGCTTCACCCAGACGCCCTCGAAGCCGCATGCAAAGACTCTGGACAACACCTGACGCTTCGACGCTTCGCCGATTACGACCACGGCTACTACTTCATTTCGACCTTCATCGGCGATCACATCGCGCATCACGCCAGAACGCTCTGTCTTTACGAAACTGAGGGAGGACCGGTACCCGTCAAAGTGATGTAA
- a CDS encoding NAD-dependent succinate-semialdehyde dehydrogenase, protein MNLRCPHLFEQSAYVGGIWVDHTDLPRISVTNPSTAEIIGSVPQVTTEQVHLAIARANAALQDWRDWSSRERASVLKAWARMVDSHREDLAWILCSEQGKPLHEARAEVTQAANYLEWFAEEARRIYGDNIPAPRRNQRIRVLHQPIGVCGAITSWTFPSSMTARRVGAALAAGCTVIHSPDPQTPFSAIALGVLAECAGLPRGVLSVLTGEKELIEGALAASPEVRKVSFTGSVADGKRLMGLCSPTLKKVSLELGANCPFIVFADADIDLAVKGALDARFRHSGQAAMCAPRFFVHEDVYETFVGKLVAKVAVLRVGDGFAEDSQIGPLISNDAVVHLEKLVDDAVMAGATIATGGSRLVAGSNFFRPTVLMDVEPTMSVCGDEIFGPVASVLRFKDETQVIALANDTRTGLAAYFYTTDINRAFRVMEALECGVVGVNDSLVFNEAAPFGGIKESGMGREGAHSGIEAYLEAKYVCFGNL, encoded by the coding sequence ATGAACCTCAGGTGTCCACATCTCTTCGAGCAGTCGGCGTATGTAGGTGGCATTTGGGTCGACCACACTGATCTTCCGAGGATTTCTGTCACGAATCCGTCGACAGCTGAGATCATCGGCTCGGTGCCGCAAGTTACGACCGAGCAGGTACACCTAGCAATCGCTCGCGCGAACGCTGCGTTGCAGGATTGGCGGGATTGGAGCAGTCGCGAGCGCGCTTCCGTCCTGAAAGCGTGGGCGCGCATGGTTGATAGCCATCGGGAGGACCTCGCTTGGATTCTGTGCTCGGAGCAGGGAAAGCCGCTTCATGAAGCACGAGCGGAGGTCACTCAGGCCGCCAACTACCTCGAGTGGTTCGCAGAAGAAGCACGCAGAATTTATGGCGACAATATTCCTGCTCCGCGCCGTAATCAGCGTATCCGCGTTCTACATCAGCCGATCGGCGTTTGCGGCGCGATCACCTCGTGGACGTTTCCGTCGTCGATGACTGCGAGGCGAGTTGGCGCGGCGCTCGCGGCAGGCTGCACCGTGATCCATTCTCCTGACCCTCAAACACCGTTCTCTGCAATCGCGCTTGGTGTGCTTGCCGAGTGTGCCGGTTTGCCGCGCGGAGTGCTGTCGGTGCTCACAGGTGAAAAAGAGCTCATTGAGGGCGCGTTGGCGGCGAGTCCTGAGGTTAGAAAGGTGTCGTTCACTGGTTCGGTTGCAGATGGCAAGCGGTTGATGGGATTGTGTTCGCCCACTTTGAAGAAGGTATCGCTAGAGTTGGGCGCAAATTGTCCTTTCATCGTGTTTGCTGATGCGGATATCGACCTGGCGGTCAAAGGTGCATTGGATGCGCGTTTTCGGCACTCAGGCCAGGCTGCCATGTGCGCACCTCGATTCTTCGTTCACGAGGATGTGTATGAAACCTTTGTAGGTAAGCTCGTGGCGAAGGTTGCCGTGCTTCGTGTAGGTGACGGGTTCGCCGAAGACTCACAGATCGGTCCACTCATCAGCAATGATGCGGTGGTGCACCTTGAAAAGCTCGTTGATGATGCGGTCATGGCAGGCGCAACAATTGCGACGGGCGGTTCACGGTTAGTCGCGGGCTCTAACTTCTTTCGGCCGACGGTGCTCATGGACGTGGAACCCACCATGAGCGTCTGCGGCGACGAGATCTTCGGGCCCGTTGCAAGCGTCCTCCGGTTTAAGGACGAGACACAAGTTATTGCACTGGCGAATGACACGCGCACCGGACTCGCTGCGTATTTTTATACGACGGACATTAATCGCGCGTTTCGGGTAATGGAAGCGCTGGAATGTGGAGTGGTTGGAGTAAACGATAGCTTGGTGTTCAATGAAGCCGCACCGTTCGGCGGCATCAAAGAGTCGGGCATGGGGCGTGAAGGCGCACATTCCGGGATTGAGGCCTATCTGGAGGCGAAATACGTTTGCTTCGGGAATCTCTGA
- a CDS encoding ABC transporter permease: MDIQQASSLASSAVTAAIPLMFAGAGELVAEKSGVLNLGVEGMMLMGAVTGYAVTVITGNPWLGVVAAIGAGLAMSLLFAFLTLTMLANQVATGLSLTIFGIGLSAYVGKPYTSAAVRATIDRWTIPGLSKIPVLGPALFSMTPLDYLAFLMFAVIGWFLYRTRAGLVLRSVGESPQVARSVGFRVVGVRYGAVAFGGGMAGLAGGYYSIVNLHLWQEQLTSGRGWIALALVVFSTWRPGRLLIGALLFGAVTGLQFYAQAIGVPVPTQFLAMLPYVATVVVLVMISRNPNTIRLNAPASLGTSFFSAG; this comes from the coding sequence ATGGACATTCAACAAGCCAGCTCGCTCGCCTCGAGCGCCGTCACCGCCGCAATTCCGCTGATGTTCGCCGGCGCGGGCGAACTCGTCGCCGAAAAATCGGGCGTCCTCAACCTCGGCGTCGAAGGCATGATGCTGATGGGCGCGGTAACGGGCTACGCCGTCACGGTGATTACCGGCAACCCGTGGCTCGGCGTGGTTGCCGCGATCGGCGCCGGTCTCGCCATGTCGCTGCTATTCGCGTTTCTCACGCTGACCATGCTCGCCAACCAGGTCGCCACGGGCCTCTCGCTGACGATCTTCGGCATCGGCCTCTCGGCGTATGTCGGCAAGCCCTACACGTCGGCCGCCGTGCGCGCGACCATCGACAGGTGGACCATTCCCGGCCTTTCGAAGATTCCGGTGCTCGGGCCGGCGCTGTTCAGCATGACGCCGCTGGATTACCTCGCGTTCCTGATGTTCGCCGTGATCGGCTGGTTCCTGTACCGCACGCGTGCGGGCCTTGTGCTGCGCTCGGTCGGCGAATCGCCACAGGTCGCGCGTTCGGTGGGCTTTCGGGTGGTCGGTGTGCGTTACGGGGCCGTGGCCTTCGGCGGCGGCATGGCCGGGCTCGCAGGCGGTTATTACTCGATCGTCAATCTGCACCTTTGGCAGGAGCAGCTCACCTCGGGCCGCGGCTGGATCGCGCTCGCACTGGTCGTGTTTTCAACGTGGCGGCCAGGGCGTCTGCTGATCGGCGCGCTGCTGTTCGGCGCGGTGACTGGGCTGCAGTTCTACGCGCAGGCGATCGGCGTGCCGGTGCCGACCCAATTCCTCGCGATGCTGCCGTATGTCGCGACGGTCGTGGTGCTGGTGATGATCTCGCGCAATCCGAACACGATCCGCCTGAATGCGCCGGCGTCGCTCGGCACGTCCTTTTTCAGCGCAGGGTGA
- a CDS encoding ABC transporter permease, which translates to MIFSYRLEARTTPSRTMQLAVPLIAALLTLAIGFLIFSLVGRDPLQAMHAFFIEPLSSVNGWSELLLKASPLCLIGLGLAIGYRANVWNIGAEGQMLLGGIAASSVAIYFDQATGWWILPSMMIAGVLGGMMWAAIPALLKSRFNTNEILVSLMLTYVATQLLIYLVSGPWRDPQGMNFPLSEMFTGDALYPTFAGDWHWKWLRGTRLNASVFVTLVAIPLVWVFMRKSFAGFRMNVGGLAPLAARYAGFSDKKTIWTSLLISGGLAGLAGMGEIAGPIGQLQATWSPGYGFTAIIVVFVGRLHPLGIVLASLLMALLYLGGEAVQTSMQLPQALSGVFQGLLLFCLLGADLFVNYRVRRRSLTAQVH; encoded by the coding sequence GTGATCTTTTCATATCGACTCGAAGCCCGCACGACGCCCTCGCGCACCATGCAGCTCGCCGTGCCGCTGATCGCCGCGTTGCTCACGCTCGCGATCGGCTTTCTGATCTTCAGCCTCGTGGGCCGCGATCCGCTGCAGGCCATGCACGCGTTTTTCATCGAACCGCTGTCCAGCGTGAACGGCTGGTCCGAGCTGCTGCTCAAGGCCTCGCCGTTGTGCCTGATCGGGCTCGGCCTCGCGATCGGCTATCGCGCCAACGTCTGGAACATCGGCGCCGAAGGGCAGATGCTGCTCGGCGGCATTGCCGCGAGCAGCGTGGCGATCTATTTCGATCAGGCCACCGGCTGGTGGATCCTGCCTTCCATGATGATCGCCGGCGTACTGGGCGGGATGATGTGGGCGGCGATTCCCGCGCTGCTCAAGAGCCGCTTCAACACCAACGAGATTCTCGTCAGCCTGATGCTCACGTATGTCGCCACGCAACTGCTGATCTATCTGGTGAGCGGCCCGTGGCGCGACCCGCAGGGCATGAACTTCCCGCTCTCTGAGATGTTCACGGGCGACGCGCTGTACCCGACCTTCGCCGGCGACTGGCACTGGAAATGGCTGCGCGGCACGCGACTGAACGCATCGGTGTTCGTCACGCTGGTGGCGATCCCGCTCGTGTGGGTCTTCATGCGCAAGAGCTTCGCCGGCTTCCGGATGAACGTCGGTGGCCTCGCGCCGCTCGCCGCGCGCTACGCCGGTTTCTCCGATAAAAAAACCATCTGGACCTCGCTGCTGATCAGCGGCGGCCTCGCGGGCCTCGCCGGCATGGGGGAGATCGCCGGTCCGATCGGCCAGTTGCAGGCGACGTGGTCGCCGGGATACGGCTTCACCGCGATCATCGTCGTGTTCGTGGGGCGGCTGCATCCGCTGGGCATCGTGCTTGCGAGTCTGCTGATGGCGCTGCTGTATCTCGGCGGCGAAGCCGTGCAGACCTCGATGCAACTGCCGCAGGCGCTGTCCGGTGTGTTCCAGGGGCTGTTGCTGTTCTGCCTGCTGGGTGCCGACCTGTTCGTGAACTACCGCGTGCGCCGCCGTTCCCTGACCGCACAGGTTCACTGA
- a CDS encoding ABC transporter ATP-binding protein translates to MSDSSFSCDSRSVRLVDGLLLAPRIELLGITKQYPAVRANENVDLIVAPGEIHAVLGENGAGKSTLMKIIYGAVRPDAGEIRWEGDSVEIASPAAARKRGIGMVFQHFSLFETLTVGENIALALDEPFDLKTLSKRIREVSADYGLDIDPQRHVHSLTVGERQRVEIVRCLLQNPRLLIMDEPTSVLTPQAVRKLFETLRRLAAEGCSILYISHKLDEIQELCDTATVMRSGRVTGHVKPKGETQASLAQLMVGHSLPDYTRREHNPGAVLLAVKELSVESDDPFGTSLRDVSFGVHAGEIFGIAGVSGNGQAELLSALSGEKRGVRADAVTICGSAAGRLGAGGRRALGFGFVPEERLGRGAVPAMTLSENALLTAHRQQMVSSGWIKAGAMRAFAKRCIEAFDVRCGGSEALAQSLSGGNLQKYIMGREILQAPKVLVVAQPTWGVDVGASAFIRQQLLDLSARGVAILVISEELEELFDICDRIAVLARGRLSPVRLKSDTGTEEIGMWMAGLFGEEGGALATSQGQLTTSRHIQLHT, encoded by the coding sequence ATGTCCGATTCTTCGTTTTCTTGCGATAGCAGGAGTGTCCGCCTAGTTGACGGGTTGCTTCTGGCGCCGCGTATCGAATTGTTAGGAATTACAAAGCAATACCCCGCAGTCCGCGCGAACGAGAATGTCGATTTGATCGTCGCGCCGGGCGAAATCCATGCGGTGCTCGGCGAAAACGGCGCCGGAAAAAGCACGCTGATGAAAATCATCTACGGCGCGGTGCGGCCCGACGCCGGCGAGATTCGCTGGGAAGGCGATTCGGTCGAGATCGCCAGTCCGGCAGCGGCGCGCAAGCGCGGCATCGGCATGGTGTTCCAGCACTTTTCGCTGTTCGAGACGCTCACGGTCGGCGAAAACATCGCGCTCGCACTCGACGAGCCCTTCGACCTGAAAACGCTCTCCAAACGCATCCGCGAAGTCTCGGCGGATTACGGCCTTGACATCGACCCGCAGCGCCACGTGCATAGCCTGACGGTGGGCGAGCGGCAGCGCGTCGAGATCGTGCGCTGCCTGCTGCAGAACCCGCGCCTCCTGATCATGGACGAGCCGACCTCGGTGCTCACGCCGCAGGCGGTGCGCAAGCTCTTCGAAACGCTGCGGCGCCTCGCCGCCGAAGGCTGCAGCATTCTCTACATCAGCCACAAGCTCGACGAAATTCAGGAGCTGTGCGACACCGCGACGGTCATGCGCAGCGGCCGCGTGACCGGCCATGTGAAACCGAAGGGCGAGACCCAGGCCTCGCTCGCGCAATTGATGGTCGGCCATTCATTGCCGGATTACACGCGGCGTGAACACAATCCGGGCGCGGTGCTGCTCGCTGTGAAGGAACTGTCAGTGGAGAGCGACGACCCGTTCGGGACCTCGCTGCGTGACGTGTCGTTCGGCGTGCATGCTGGCGAGATCTTCGGTATCGCGGGCGTCTCGGGCAACGGTCAGGCGGAACTGCTATCGGCGCTGTCGGGTGAAAAGCGGGGCGTGCGCGCCGACGCGGTCACGATTTGCGGCTCGGCGGCAGGGCGCCTTGGCGCGGGCGGGCGGCGGGCGCTCGGCTTCGGCTTCGTACCGGAAGAGCGTCTCGGCCGCGGCGCGGTGCCGGCCATGACGCTGTCGGAAAACGCGCTGCTCACCGCGCATCGCCAGCAGATGGTGAGTTCGGGCTGGATCAAGGCCGGCGCGATGCGCGCATTCGCGAAGCGCTGCATCGAGGCTTTCGACGTGCGTTGCGGCGGCTCCGAAGCGCTGGCGCAAAGTCTCTCGGGCGGAAATCTGCAGAAATACATCATGGGCCGCGAGATTCTGCAGGCGCCCAAGGTGCTGGTGGTCGCGCAGCCCACATGGGGTGTCGACGTCGGCGCATCGGCGTTCATCCGCCAGCAGTTGCTCGATCTGTCCGCGCGCGGCGTGGCGATTCTGGTGATTTCGGAGGAGTTGGAAGAGTTGTTCGACATCTGCGATCGCATCGCGGTGCTTGCTCGTGGCCGACTTTCGCCCGTGCGATTGAAGAGTGATACCGGTACCGAAGAGATCGGAATGTGGATGGCGGGTCTATTCGGAGAAGAAGGGGGTGCTCTTGCGACGTCACAAGGACAGTTGACTACCTCACGTCACATACAACTGCACACCTAA
- a CDS encoding cupin domain-containing protein: MPGQAIALKRKKAPVAHEKVSKAASKTSGPELSDVGSQHLDIGYRLKELRTAHRLSIRGLAEAAGLTHSTIAQIEANKVSPSISSMKRILNVLNVPLSEFFAEAETKSEEKIFFAAKELVELADGKKLSYRQVGSNLKGKAIMMLHERYAPGADTGETYSHEAEECGVVVTGKLMIVVGSREHCLKKGEAYYFDSRQPHRMYNPFDEECEVISAVSPPTF; this comes from the coding sequence ATGCCCGGCCAAGCGATAGCGCTGAAACGCAAGAAAGCACCGGTGGCGCACGAAAAGGTCTCAAAGGCTGCGTCGAAGACGAGCGGCCCTGAACTGAGCGATGTCGGCTCCCAGCATCTGGACATTGGCTACCGCCTGAAAGAACTCCGAACGGCCCACCGCCTTAGCATTAGAGGTCTCGCCGAAGCTGCAGGTCTGACGCACAGCACCATCGCGCAAATTGAGGCCAACAAGGTGAGTCCGTCGATTAGCTCGATGAAGCGAATCCTCAACGTGCTGAATGTGCCGTTGAGCGAGTTCTTCGCTGAGGCAGAGACAAAGAGCGAAGAGAAGATTTTCTTCGCGGCAAAGGAGTTGGTAGAACTGGCCGATGGCAAGAAACTTTCGTACCGCCAGGTCGGCTCCAATCTCAAGGGCAAGGCAATCATGATGCTCCATGAGCGATATGCCCCCGGCGCCGACACAGGAGAAACGTATTCTCATGAAGCTGAGGAGTGTGGCGTCGTTGTAACCGGCAAGCTTATGATCGTGGTCGGTTCGCGTGAGCACTGTCTGAAGAAAGGCGAGGCCTACTACTTCGACAGCCGTCAGCCTCACCGCATGTACAACCCGTTCGACGAAGAGTGCGAAGTTATAAGCGCCGTTTCGCCGCCGACGTTTTAA